In a genomic window of Gossypium arboreum isolate Shixiya-1 chromosome 7, ASM2569848v2, whole genome shotgun sequence:
- the LOC108481203 gene encoding 40S ribosomal protein S17-like — translation MGRVRTKTVKKSSRQVIERYYSRMTLDFHTNKKVIEEVAIIPSKRLRNKIAGFSTHLMKRIQKGPVRGISLKLQEEERERRMDFVPDVSAIAVDSIEVDKETIDMLSLLGMADLPGIVKVDPVAVQVPQVGFGRGGGPGRRF, via the coding sequence ATGGGACGCGTCCGTACGAAGACCGTGAAGAAATCGTCTCGTCAGGTAATCGAGCGGTACTACTCTCGCATGACCCTTGATTTTCACACCAACAAAAAGGTTATAGAAGAAGTAGCTATTATCCCATCCAAGAGGCTCCGGAACAAGATTGCTGGGTTCTCAACCCATTTGATGAAACGGATCCAGAAGGGTCCGGTTCGTGGCATTTCTCTGAAGCTTCAGGAAGAAGAGCGTGAGCGTCGTATGGATTTCGTCCCCGATGTATCGGCTATTGCTGTTGATTCAATAGAAGTTGATAAGGAAACCATTGATATGCTTTCACTTCTTGGAATGGCCGATCTTCCCGGGATTGTTAAGGTTGATCCGGTTGCTGTTCAGGTTCCTCAAGTCGGGTTCGGACGTGGTGGAGGACCCGGAAGGAGGTTTTAA
- the LOC108458095 gene encoding pescadillo homolog yields MKGESYPDSRHRFQNPIFIYSLNPKCFFCLFAPLLFFFKFFFGSLGSHFLNSIHSSMGKPKHYRPPGKKKEGNAARYVTRSQAIKILQVSLSDFRKLCIHKGVFPREPKKKVKGNHHTYYHLKDVMYILHDPLLEKFREIRAYQRKIKKAKAKKNAELAKLLLSRAPSYRLDMVIRDRYPTFIDALRDLDDPLTMVHLFAMLPAIDRLKIEVKRIHNCRRLCHEWQAYISRTHKLRKVFVAVKGIYYQAEVDGQKITWLAPHARQQVLTDDVDFNVMLTFLEFYEALLGFVNFQLYHSINVKYPPILDPRLEALAADLYALSRYFDANHRAVIQEPQVAGSSRSEQEQEESDLRLAQLQHQLPANEPGALMHLVQDASSEIEEDETTRNCKILFQNKKIFLSREVPRESLLFVIPAFGGIVSWEGDGAPFAESDDSITHQIVDRPTQGHVYLSREYVQPQWVYDCINARIILPTEPYMVGRDPPPHLSPFVDDEAEGYVPDYAKTIRQLQAAAKSDIQPLPGTGNDELDNSQNMLAEGFINRTEAMEAAEKKQEMMLLEKQYHNELKMELQGVSSINKLNSEDTKSKEQSLPDVEEQSAEDPSRLMMSRKKRGLYKAIEMGKQQKKERVEKLKERKRNIEAAQKSEKKHRKAQVS; encoded by the exons ATGAAAGGAGAATCCTACCCGGATAGCCGTCATCGTTTTCAAAATCCTATATTTATCTACAGCTTAAACCCTAAGTGTTTCTTCTGCCTTTTTgcgcctctcctttttttttttaaatttttttttggctCTCTTGGTTCTCATTTTCTCAATTCTATCCACAGTAGTATGGGGAAACCAAAGCACTACCGACCTCCG GGAAAGAAAAAGGAAGGAAATGCTGCGAGATATGTGACGAGGTCACAAGCTATTAAAATCCTTCAAGTTAGCCTTTCGGATTTCAG GAAATTATGCATCCACAAAGGAGTATTTCCGAGAGAGCCAAAGAAGAAAGTGAAAGGAAATCATCATACTTACTATCACTTGAAGGATGTCATGTACATTCTTCATGATCCACTACTTGAGAAGTTTAGAGAAATAAGGGCATATCAAAGGAAGATAAAGAAAGCTAAGGCTAAAAAGAATGCTGAGTTAGCAAAGCTTCTTCTATCTCGTGCACCTTCTTACAGACTTGATATGGTCATCCGTGATAG GTATCCAACATTTATTGATGCACTTAGAGATTTGGATGATCCTCTTACAATGGTGCACCTGTTCGCAATGTTGCCTGCCATTGATAGGCTTAAAATTGAAGTGAAGCGCATTCATAACTGTCGAAG GTTGTGTCATGAATGGCAAGCCTACATTTCTCGCACACATAAATTGCGGAAGGTTTTTGTGGCTGTAAAGGGTATATATTACCAG GCTGAGGTTGATGGTCAAAAAATCACATGGTTAGCACCACATGCACGGCAACAAGTATTAACTGATGATGTTGACTTCAATGTCATGCTAACATTTTTGGAATTTTATGAG GCACTTCTTGGCTTTGTCAATTTTCAACTTTATCATTCTATAAATGTGAAGTATCCTCCTATTTTGGATCCCCGGTTGGAGGCTCTGGCAGCAG ATCTCTATGCATTATCAAGGTATTTTGATGCTAACCACAGAGCCGTTATTCAAGAACCTCAAGTTGCTGGTTCATCTAGATCGGAGCAAGAGCAGGAGGAGTCTGACTTACGACTTGCTCAACTTCAGCATCAACTGCCTGCCAATGAACCTGGTGCACTAATGCACCTTGTTCAAGATGCATCCAGTGAAATTGAGGAAGACGAAactacaaggaattgtaaaattctttttcaaaataagaaaattttcttgAGTCGTGAG GTTCCAAGAGAATCCCTGCTTTTTGTCATTCCTGCTTTTGGAGGTATTGTTTCTTGGGAAGGAGATGGAGCTCCATTTGCTGAATCTGATGATAGCATCACTCATCAG ATTGTGGACAGACCAACCCAGGGACATGTGTATCTTTCAAGAGAATATGTTCAACCTCAGTGGGTTTATGACTGCATAAATGCACGAATCATCTTGCCAACTGAGCCATATATGGTTGGGAG GGACCCACCTCCACATCTGTCACCTTTTGTTGATGATGAGGCCGAAGGGTATGTTCCTGATTATGCCAAGACCATTAGACAACTACAGGCTGCTGCAAAAAGTGATATTCAACCTTTGCCTGGCACGGGAAATGATGAGTTGGATAACTCTCAAAATATGTTGGCAGAAGGGTTTATCAATAGAACAGAGGCTATGGAGGCTGCTGAGAAGAAGCAAGAG ATGATGCTTCTTGAGAAGCAGTATCATAATGAATTGAAAATGGAACTTCAGGGTGTCTCAAGTATAAATAAGTTGAACTCTGAGGATACCAAGTCTAAGGAACAATCTCTTCCTGATGTAGAAGAGCAAAGTGCCGAGGATCCATCAAGACTCATGATGTCTCGTAAAAAGAGGGGGCTTTATAAGGCCATTGAG ATGGGCAAGCAACAGAAGAAGGAGCGTGTTGAAAAACTCAAGGAGCGGAAGAGGAATATTGAAGCAGCTCAGAAATCTGAGAAGAAGCATAGAAAAGCACAAGTTTCTTga